In Haloplanus rubicundus, one DNA window encodes the following:
- a CDS encoding alanine racemase: protein MSLPTFSDTRPALGTPTDELETPTVVADLDAIDRNLRDIAHLADDAGVGVRPHTKAHKIPTLARQQEDLYGPGVLCQKLSEAEVMVRTGVRDVMLVCPVVSGPKLERLLWVADHADRFATLVDCPGNVRPLADVAARQGTTVGVIIEVDVGVERMGVAPGKGASELAALIAEEPALEFRGILGHDSHVPAAGKTVEGYERECAGVADKLERTVEAIEAKGLPVETVISGASSTAQYMAREPVVTELDPGRYVFNDATLLAACPEVDRVDCALTVLTTVISKPTRDRAIVDAGGKTLSYIADPKPVPKYRDDIEFYRVSSEHGFLDVADASGVSVGDRLEFVVPNAYGPINLHDTLPGIRDSRVEEVWNVSARGKDI from the coding sequence ATGTCGCTCCCGACCTTCTCGGATACTCGACCGGCGCTCGGCACTCCGACGGACGAGCTTGAGACGCCCACGGTCGTGGCTGACCTCGACGCCATCGACCGCAACCTCCGGGACATCGCCCACCTCGCCGACGACGCCGGAGTTGGCGTGCGCCCGCACACGAAGGCACACAAGATACCGACTCTCGCCCGACAGCAGGAGGATCTCTACGGCCCGGGCGTGTTGTGTCAGAAGTTGAGCGAGGCTGAGGTGATGGTCCGGACTGGCGTGCGCGACGTGATGCTGGTCTGCCCGGTGGTAAGCGGGCCGAAGCTCGAACGGCTGCTCTGGGTGGCCGACCACGCGGACCGATTCGCGACGCTCGTGGACTGTCCTGGGAACGTCCGCCCGCTCGCCGACGTGGCGGCCCGTCAGGGGACGACCGTCGGGGTCATCATCGAGGTCGACGTCGGAGTTGAGCGCATGGGCGTCGCCCCCGGCAAGGGAGCGAGCGAACTGGCAGCCCTGATCGCCGAGGAGCCCGCCCTCGAGTTCCGGGGGATCCTCGGACACGATAGTCACGTCCCGGCCGCGGGGAAGACGGTCGAGGGGTACGAGCGCGAGTGCGCCGGAGTCGCCGACAAGCTCGAGCGAACGGTCGAGGCGATCGAAGCCAAGGGTCTCCCGGTAGAAACCGTGATCTCCGGCGCTTCCTCGACGGCGCAGTACATGGCTCGCGAGCCCGTCGTGACTGAACTCGATCCCGGTCGATACGTGTTCAACGACGCCACCCTGCTCGCGGCGTGTCCCGAAGTCGACCGCGTGGACTGCGCGCTCACAGTCCTCACCACGGTGATCTCCAAGCCGACCCGGGACCGCGCTATCGTCGACGCCGGCGGAAAGACCCTGTCGTACATCGCCGATCCGAAGCCGGTTCCGAAGTATCGGGACGACATCGAGTTCTACCGGGTGTCCTCCGAGCACGGCTTCTTAGACGTGGCCGACGCCTCCGGCGTGTCCGTCGGCGACCGCCTTGAGTTCGTCGTTCCGAACGCCTACGGCCCGATCAACCTCCACGACACCCTGCCGGGGATCCGCGACAGCCGCGTCGAGGAGGTCTGGAACGTGAGCGCTCGCGGGAAGGACATATAG
- a CDS encoding DUF5518 domain-containing protein → MTETWKYALIGGLLALPFTALAAWRSPENISLGMVVVGSAIAGYLVKRRGGNSTATGLRAGLIGGFPAIWVVNKLFWAIPSIPNPPWFQAVGVAMILVVGGIILVVVALFGVIAGRFGGWLAERRGHGGTANARGSA, encoded by the coding sequence ATGACAGAGACGTGGAAATACGCCCTCATCGGCGGGCTACTTGCGCTCCCATTCACTGCGCTTGCAGCGTGGCGTTCGCCGGAGAATATATCACTCGGAATGGTCGTGGTCGGGAGTGCAATCGCTGGCTATCTGGTTAAGCGACGCGGTGGGAACAGTACCGCAACTGGACTTCGAGCCGGACTTATTGGTGGCTTTCCGGCAATCTGGGTAGTAAACAAATTATTTTGGGCAATCCCCTCCATCCCGAATCCACCGTGGTTCCAAGCGGTCGGCGTCGCAATGATACTCGTGGTCGGAGGTATTATCCTCGTCGTTGTGGCTCTCTTTGGGGTGATCGCCGGGCGTTTCGGCGGTTGGCTGGCGGAACGCCGGGGGCACGGCGGAACGGCCAACGCCCGTGGGAGTGCCTAG
- a CDS encoding sensor histidine kinase, whose amino-acid sequence MVETLQEGLVVLDWDDHVLDVNEATVELFDCPAETMIGAPIRTVIDGLDGTDLPPGATGTVALRTSNGRRQFQFSVSAVHEATTDDEDNPVARTVLFRDVTDRRTREQRLTVLNRILRHNVRNDLDVVLAYADQIGDEEIRAGVRENTASLLELSTKVRDAAEVMAESTEPPESVDLADVAHTVVDQFRADDEASDISLVCPDEVLISSHRAVIRQALSELVENSLEHTTTDSPHVEVSVREASDETVELSVADDGPGLPERERDILDAGTETQLKHGQGIGLWFVTWAVTQLGGDLQFRENDPEGSIVTIQLYETV is encoded by the coding sequence GTGGTCGAAACCTTACAGGAGGGCCTCGTCGTCCTCGACTGGGACGACCACGTCCTCGACGTTAACGAGGCGACGGTGGAACTGTTCGACTGTCCTGCGGAGACGATGATCGGGGCCCCGATCCGAACTGTCATCGACGGACTCGATGGAACTGATCTTCCTCCAGGAGCGACGGGAACGGTCGCGCTTCGGACGTCGAACGGCCGTCGACAGTTCCAGTTTAGCGTTTCCGCAGTCCACGAGGCGACGACGGATGACGAGGATAACCCCGTCGCCAGAACCGTTCTCTTCCGGGACGTCACCGACCGACGAACCCGGGAACAGCGTCTCACGGTCCTCAATCGCATTCTCCGTCACAACGTGCGGAACGACTTGGACGTCGTCCTCGCATACGCCGATCAGATCGGCGACGAGGAAATACGGGCGGGGGTTCGGGAGAACACCGCTTCTCTCCTCGAACTGAGTACGAAAGTCAGAGATGCGGCGGAAGTCATGGCCGAGAGTACCGAGCCACCGGAATCGGTCGATCTGGCCGATGTCGCCCACACGGTCGTCGATCAGTTCCGAGCCGACGACGAGGCGTCCGATATCTCGCTCGTCTGTCCTGACGAAGTGCTAATCTCCTCCCATCGGGCGGTGATTCGACAGGCACTCTCCGAACTGGTCGAAAATTCACTCGAACACACGACCACGGACTCGCCACACGTCGAAGTCAGTGTTCGGGAGGCGTCGGACGAGACGGTCGAACTGTCTGTCGCGGACGATGGGCCCGGACTTCCCGAACGGGAACGAGATATCCTCGACGCCGGGACTGAGACCCAACTCAAACACGGTCAGGGCATCGGGCTCTGGTTCGTCACCTGGGCGGTCACCCAGTTGGGAGGCGACCTTCAGTTTCGGGAGAACGACCCCGAGGGAAGCATCGTCACGATTCAACTCTACGAGACGGTATGA
- a CDS encoding winged helix-turn-helix domain-containing protein, with translation MSAHAAFQSKPSADRTDDIDLSATELFDLFGDEYTRRVYQAVTAQPRSGRAVAEAADVSRATAYRRLNQLSAAGLVRTEMMICDDGHHKERFEAVTTSLSVALGDGFETTVDVAD, from the coding sequence ATGTCCGCCCACGCAGCCTTCCAATCGAAGCCCTCCGCTGATCGAACCGACGACATCGACCTCTCGGCGACCGAACTGTTCGATCTCTTCGGAGACGAATACACGCGTCGTGTGTACCAGGCCGTCACGGCGCAACCGCGAAGCGGTCGTGCTGTCGCCGAGGCAGCAGATGTCTCACGGGCAACGGCGTATCGACGCCTCAACCAGCTTTCTGCTGCAGGACTCGTCCGTACTGAGATGATGATCTGTGACGACGGTCATCACAAAGAACGATTCGAGGCAGTCACTACGTCGCTCTCCGTCGCCCTCGGCGACGGATTCGAGACGACGGTCGACGTTGCCGACTGA
- a CDS encoding sensor histidine kinase: protein MTDAGSVAIPLDAFQDPVLAYAVEGRDARVMAANDAFERRFDARSSGTSVSTIFGRFPTIDTTADEEPLSHLVRDDRAGIYLDGYRDHGPYFVRVIPSDGTTGYLVFSDLAQCPNLGESPAIDQVSSVISHDLRNPLDVAKAHLQAARETGDAKHFDSVSNAHDRMERIIRDALTLTREDAVVDPSQQVSIETAATDAWQSVETDHATLDLPDSLPTTTADPDRIRRLFENLFRNSVEHSSTSSRADPGDSVEHGSTSPRSQTPEDSEGRSPSGSRPGADDSVEHGSTTNRRGSAGDSVEHGPEVGDTSARGDGTAPEGDVTITVGTLADGFYVADDGPGIPPEKRADVFEPGYSTQDGGTGLGLAIVERIVAAHDWELRLTAAELGGVRFEIQF, encoded by the coding sequence ATGACCGACGCGGGTAGTGTGGCGATTCCGTTGGACGCGTTTCAAGATCCCGTTCTCGCCTACGCTGTTGAGGGTCGTGATGCCCGTGTAATGGCGGCGAACGATGCCTTCGAGCGACGTTTCGACGCTCGTTCGTCCGGAACGTCAGTCTCGACGATATTCGGGCGATTTCCCACTATCGACACGACGGCTGATGAGGAGCCACTTAGCCACCTCGTTCGGGATGATCGTGCCGGTATTTATCTCGACGGGTACCGCGACCACGGACCGTACTTCGTACGGGTGATCCCTTCGGACGGGACAACTGGGTACCTCGTGTTTTCGGATTTGGCGCAGTGCCCCAATCTCGGAGAGTCGCCTGCCATCGATCAAGTCAGTAGCGTGATCAGCCACGACCTCCGTAATCCGCTCGACGTCGCCAAGGCCCATCTCCAGGCGGCACGAGAGACGGGCGACGCCAAACACTTCGACTCGGTTTCGAACGCACACGATCGGATGGAACGGATCATCCGCGATGCCCTCACACTCACGCGAGAGGATGCCGTCGTGGACCCATCCCAACAGGTTTCGATCGAAACCGCCGCGACGGATGCGTGGCAATCGGTCGAAACCGATCACGCTACGCTCGACCTTCCGGATTCGCTTCCGACGACCACCGCCGACCCCGATCGCATTCGGCGATTGTTCGAGAATCTATTTCGGAACAGCGTGGAGCATAGCTCCACGAGTAGCCGGGCGGACCCCGGCGACAGCGTCGAACACGGTTCGACGAGCCCTCGGTCGCAGACTCCCGAGGACAGCGAGGGACGAAGTCCCTCGGGCAGTCGGCCGGGGGCCGATGACAGCGTGGAGCATGGTTCCACTACTAACCGGCGCGGGAGCGCGGGTGACAGCGTCGAACACGGACCCGAGGTCGGGGATACCTCTGCTCGAGGCGACGGGACGGCTCCCGAGGGTGACGTGACGATCACTGTCGGCACGTTAGCGGACGGGTTCTATGTCGCCGACGATGGCCCCGGTATCCCCCCCGAAAAACGGGCGGATGTCTTCGAACCGGGATACTCCACCCAAGATGGCGGCACGGGACTTGGCCTCGCGATCGTCGAACGAATCGTCGCTGCGCACGACTGGGAACTGCGTCTCACCGCAGCCGAACTTGGTGGTGTGCGGTTCGAGATCCAGTTCTAA
- a CDS encoding DUF3592 domain-containing protein — protein sequence MEFNFNGPSGTLQIAFALAVGLGAMGYGAYSYSSQSAALHSTETVDATIVSTSIERVNERRGTDDYRPQATFNYTYEGEPYTSSNMYPGGISHEFETKEDARAQLEGYESGATVTAYAPTDSPDKAFLKHESSNKPLYIIGFGGLFVLGTIVSIFRN from the coding sequence ATGGAATTCAACTTCAACGGCCCATCGGGGACCCTCCAGATCGCGTTTGCGCTGGCCGTTGGGCTCGGGGCGATGGGGTACGGTGCGTACAGTTATTCGTCTCAATCAGCAGCATTACACTCCACAGAAACGGTCGATGCGACCATCGTTTCTACCTCGATCGAACGGGTCAACGAACGGCGCGGAACCGACGACTACAGACCCCAAGCGACGTTCAATTACACATACGAGGGCGAACCCTACACATCTTCAAATATGTATCCCGGAGGCATATCCCACGAGTTCGAGACCAAAGAAGACGCTAGAGCACAATTAGAGGGATACGAATCGGGAGCCACCGTAACGGCTTACGCCCCGACGGATTCACCCGATAAGGCGTTTCTCAAGCACGAGAGTAGCAACAAACCGTTGTACATCATTGGGTTCGGTGGTCTCTTCGTCCTTGGCACGATCGTGTCGATTTTCCGAAACTAA
- a CDS encoding CPBP family intramembrane glutamic endopeptidase: protein MSQQRIRGIVDARPVATFFFFAYAFSWIGWFPVVIGMGEPIRTLSFIAGGFGPALAGAVVTWLDGESVRAWTRQIVRWRVAARWYLAAFLLPLLVVSLASVVIVLLGTTVDPTVLSGRLSLVLGSYVFVALIGGGNEEPGWRGFALSRLEERYAPVPATLILGVVWAFWHLPQLVADPNAVYSFAWLAEEIPGIVLRVINIVGFAFLLTWIYNGTASVLLALLLHAGINTANSTLVPLPIEAITGESFMTVLIAVDLAVWVVAIVLIVATRGHLGYGTTRNTAGRQEFR, encoded by the coding sequence ATGAGCCAGCAGCGGATTCGTGGTATAGTGGACGCTCGCCCCGTTGCAACGTTTTTCTTCTTCGCGTATGCCTTTTCTTGGATCGGGTGGTTTCCGGTCGTCATCGGGATGGGGGAACCGATTCGGACGCTCAGTTTCATCGCTGGGGGATTCGGCCCGGCTCTCGCCGGCGCGGTGGTGACGTGGCTCGACGGTGAGTCCGTCCGCGCGTGGACTCGACAGATCGTCCGCTGGCGGGTCGCAGCGCGGTGGTACCTCGCTGCATTCCTCCTCCCGCTGCTCGTCGTCAGCCTGGCTAGTGTAGTTATCGTCCTCCTCGGCACTACCGTCGACCCCACAGTACTCTCGGGACGGCTCTCGCTCGTGCTTGGGTCGTACGTGTTCGTCGCGTTGATCGGCGGGGGGAACGAGGAACCGGGATGGCGTGGGTTCGCTCTCTCTAGGCTCGAGGAACGGTACGCGCCGGTCCCGGCCACGCTCATTCTGGGTGTGGTCTGGGCGTTCTGGCACCTCCCCCAACTGGTCGCGGACCCGAATGCAGTCTACAGCTTCGCGTGGCTCGCCGAGGAGATTCCGGGGATCGTCCTTCGCGTCATCAATATCGTGGGCTTCGCGTTCCTCCTGACGTGGATCTACAACGGGACAGCGAGCGTGCTGCTCGCCCTGTTGCTCCACGCGGGCATCAACACGGCCAATAGCACGCTCGTCCCGCTCCCGATCGAGGCGATCACTGGCGAGAGCTTCATGACGGTCCTGATCGCGGTTGATCTCGCGGTCTGGGTCGTTGCCATCGTGCTTATCGTCGCTACTCGTGGACATCTGGGATATGGCACTACACGGAACACTGCCGGCCGTCAAGAGTTCCGTTGA
- a CDS encoding DUF6498-containing protein, which produces MVPLEKVRHNSPSPETIAVFVANALPLVGVVALGWNLAALVFLYWFELGIISFWALVRAVFAGRPSEFDADPLIAGALASKRTEIPIPFTELGIRISTLPVLAVAIPLLTLVWFFAGVTTVGVVGPETLDPSALEMVTLASLSIFLSEGASTLIEYLYRQGHREHSAQTAIQGSFMRAAVIGIGGLVTATFVGLGTDSVSSDASITAIDPTVVGPPLLIGIVLVKFSFDLGGLYRERLVAFDEASYFELGWAYEPPTDEAIEPVEPVTDRLRPPISARLFGGVSASNVRRHPGTLAVGGFILLISLLFVMGQVWDIVLVIMLASLVVPIGVLTIDYWLRYGNIEFRVSEDEIIAYDRLFRTRLWRIEPWDENGLRVERGRIHRLLDTSTVVIECVDRELRLPHLNNSAPILDVFDRQPSGV; this is translated from the coding sequence ATGGTCCCCCTCGAAAAAGTACGGCACAATAGTCCTTCGCCTGAAACGATCGCCGTCTTCGTGGCCAACGCGCTTCCACTCGTCGGCGTCGTCGCTCTGGGGTGGAATCTCGCCGCACTCGTGTTCCTGTACTGGTTCGAACTCGGGATTATCTCGTTTTGGGCACTCGTTCGAGCAGTGTTCGCAGGCCGACCCTCGGAGTTCGATGCCGACCCGTTGATTGCAGGCGCGCTGGCGAGCAAGCGAACGGAGATCCCGATCCCGTTCACCGAACTCGGAATCAGAATCTCGACGCTGCCCGTACTCGCCGTTGCGATCCCTCTCCTCACACTCGTGTGGTTCTTTGCGGGGGTCACGACCGTCGGTGTGGTCGGCCCCGAAACGCTCGATCCGAGCGCGCTGGAGATGGTGACGCTCGCCTCACTCAGCATCTTTCTCAGTGAGGGTGCCTCGACGCTGATCGAGTATTTGTATCGCCAAGGGCACCGCGAGCATAGTGCCCAGACCGCAATTCAGGGCAGTTTCATGCGCGCAGCGGTGATCGGTATCGGTGGGTTAGTCACAGCAACATTCGTCGGGCTCGGTACGGATTCAGTATCTTCCGACGCTTCGATCACGGCTATCGACCCGACTGTCGTCGGCCCTCCACTCTTGATCGGAATCGTACTCGTGAAGTTCAGCTTCGATCTCGGAGGGCTGTATCGCGAGCGCCTGGTTGCCTTCGATGAGGCGTCGTACTTCGAACTCGGGTGGGCATACGAACCACCGACCGATGAAGCGATCGAACCGGTTGAGCCTGTGACCGACCGACTGCGTCCTCCCATCTCGGCAAGGCTATTCGGGGGTGTTTCGGCCTCGAACGTACGGCGTCACCCCGGCACCTTGGCCGTCGGTGGATTCATTCTTCTCATTTCGCTTCTGTTCGTGATGGGACAAGTATGGGATATTGTCCTTGTCATTATGTTGGCTAGTCTGGTCGTTCCGATAGGGGTACTTACGATCGACTACTGGCTGCGGTACGGCAATATTGAGTTCCGAGTCTCTGAGGATGAGATAATCGCCTATGATCGGCTTTTTCGGACGCGTCTCTGGCGGATCGAGCCGTGGGACGAAAACGGATTACGCGTCGAGCGTGGCCGAATTCACAGACTGCTCGACACCTCGACAGTCGTTATCGAGTGTGTTGATCGAGAACTCCGGCTCCCGCACTTGAATAACTCTGCACCGATCCTCGACGTGTTCGATAGGCAGCCCAGTGGTGTCTAG
- a CDS encoding CPBP family intramembrane glutamic endopeptidase translates to MEFSIMSVVLVAAVLASARLLDRRPVAEYGLTFNRKWARSFVVGGLVATVANAGTMLVALAAGWATVSGFTQGSGALPFLPAMLLVLGYVGVLASWEEFMFRGAMLKNLAEGADGYLPRWGAVGLAVLLSTAVFAFMHSGKVSDPMAYGYYVLAGLVFGGIYVLSGNLALPIGFHVFYNFTMSAVFGLGASQQTPELIALTVVGPDFWIGEEGLARVIFALVGGVLLVAYIRWRDGNLRINDRVTWWTPIKTYDALDEEK, encoded by the coding sequence ATGGAATTCAGCATAATGAGCGTGGTGCTCGTGGCTGCTGTTCTGGCCAGTGCGCGACTGCTTGACCGGCGACCAGTTGCCGAGTACGGACTGACGTTCAACCGTAAGTGGGCGCGCTCGTTTGTCGTCGGCGGGCTGGTTGCGACGGTTGCCAACGCCGGAACGATGCTTGTCGCGCTGGCTGCCGGCTGGGCAACGGTATCGGGCTTTACCCAGGGATCGGGCGCGTTGCCGTTCCTGCCAGCGATGCTTCTAGTACTCGGGTACGTCGGCGTATTGGCGTCGTGGGAAGAGTTCATGTTCCGCGGAGCGATGTTGAAAAACCTTGCTGAGGGCGCTGATGGATACCTCCCGCGGTGGGGTGCTGTCGGACTCGCCGTGCTGCTTAGCACGGCCGTCTTTGCGTTCATGCACAGTGGGAAAGTCAGTGATCCAATGGCCTACGGGTACTACGTGCTGGCCGGACTGGTTTTCGGCGGAATCTACGTGCTGTCGGGAAACCTCGCACTTCCGATCGGGTTTCACGTGTTCTACAACTTCACGATGAGCGCGGTGTTCGGTCTGGGCGCCTCACAGCAGACACCCGAACTCATCGCGCTCACCGTCGTCGGTCCTGACTTCTGGATCGGTGAAGAGGGGCTTGCTCGTGTCATCTTTGCCCTGGTTGGGGGTGTGCTACTAGTGGCATACATCCGATGGCGAGACGGAAACCTTCGAATCAACGACCGCGTGACTTGGTGGACGCCTATCAAGACATACGACGCTCTTGATGAGGAGAAATAA
- a CDS encoding CPBP family intramembrane glutamic endopeptidase: MSALVTLRERARRTPVGTFLAVLIVNSALVVTALYTVFGSDFPTLAAIPYAWTPMASAGVTVWLLDDSVRDWLGQLRNVRTGIHWYLAGIGIMLVATDLESIVAVGLGVDVVAPAASIGQYLLFFAVTLFLAGALEELGWRGFMQPRLQQRFSALATSVAIGLVWTFWHVPLILADAGNFGAFHEYVVMVVATSVILGWLYNNTRGALPVVMLTHAASNMAPFGEVTGELPVIFDVVSGNIIFYVACAALIVLYAGWKTLTKDGTLPDIPGRRTEKPLQHVD, from the coding sequence ATGAGCGCGCTCGTAACACTCCGAGAGCGAGCACGCCGCACACCGGTCGGGACCTTCCTGGCTGTGCTGATTGTAAACTCCGCACTCGTCGTCACAGCGCTCTACACGGTATTCGGGTCCGATTTTCCGACTCTCGCGGCGATCCCGTACGCTTGGACCCCGATGGCTAGCGCAGGAGTAACAGTCTGGTTGCTCGACGATAGCGTTCGAGACTGGCTCGGACAGCTCCGAAACGTTCGAACAGGCATTCACTGGTATCTCGCCGGTATCGGAATCATGCTTGTCGCGACTGACCTCGAGAGTATCGTCGCGGTGGGGCTCGGTGTCGATGTCGTGGCTCCGGCAGCCTCCATCGGACAGTACCTCCTCTTTTTTGCAGTCACGCTCTTCCTAGCCGGTGCACTGGAGGAACTGGGCTGGCGTGGGTTCATGCAACCCCGCCTCCAGCAGCGGTTCAGTGCGCTCGCGACGAGCGTGGCCATCGGACTCGTCTGGACGTTCTGGCACGTCCCACTGATACTGGCTGATGCCGGCAACTTCGGCGCATTCCACGAATACGTCGTGATGGTGGTGGCCACCTCCGTTATTCTCGGCTGGCTGTACAACAACACCAGAGGTGCGTTGCCAGTCGTTATGCTCACCCACGCAGCGAGCAACATGGCCCCGTTCGGTGAAGTGACAGGAGAACTCCCCGTCATCTTTGATGTCGTCTCTGGCAACATCATCTTCTACGTCGCCTGTGCGGCACTCATCGTTCTGTACGCTGGCTGGAAGACGCTGACAAAAGATGGAACCCTCCCAGATATTCCGGGACGGCGCACAGAAAAGCCGCTACAGCACGTAGACTGA
- a CDS encoding SdpI family protein, which yields MNSRHRFLIATVFVVISGAVSALAAPELPTRMATHWNAAGQPDGTMPKAAALAFLPAMTAVLLVVFALVPRIDPLRENIAAFRPVYDWFVVVFTAFMAVIHGGVIAFNLGYEFDFTLLVLAAVSGLFYYVGVVLEHAERNWFVGIRTPWTLSSEEVWDRTHRLGSHLFKLTALVALVGLFFGEYAIYFLVVPALLTAGITVVYSYYLYEQLERDSDQT from the coding sequence ATGAATTCTCGCCATCGGTTTCTCATCGCGACGGTATTCGTCGTCATCTCTGGTGCGGTGAGTGCCCTTGCTGCGCCGGAGTTGCCGACGCGGATGGCGACACACTGGAACGCGGCGGGACAGCCCGATGGCACGATGCCGAAGGCCGCAGCACTCGCATTTCTTCCTGCGATGACTGCCGTTTTGCTCGTCGTCTTCGCGCTCGTCCCACGTATCGATCCGCTTCGAGAGAACATCGCAGCGTTCCGACCCGTGTACGACTGGTTCGTCGTCGTGTTCACGGCGTTCATGGCCGTCATCCACGGGGGTGTCATCGCCTTCAATCTCGGCTACGAATTCGACTTCACGCTTCTCGTCCTCGCGGCTGTCTCGGGCTTGTTCTACTACGTCGGGGTGGTGCTCGAACACGCAGAACGCAACTGGTTCGTCGGCATCCGGACGCCATGGACACTCAGTAGTGAGGAGGTCTGGGACCGAACGCACCGTCTCGGGAGCCACTTGTTCAAACTGACAGCACTCGTCGCTCTCGTCGGGCTCTTCTTCGGCGAGTATGCGATCTATTTCCTCGTGGTACCGGCTCTCCTCACCGCAGGCATCACTGTCGTGTACTCGTACTATCTCTACGAGCAACTCGAACGTGACTCGGACCAGACGTAA
- a CDS encoding creatininase family protein, producing MPSRRSILLEEMVWPEVESVLENGIRTAIVSVGSIEQHGPHLPLNMDTLDGDELSRRIAEKLGDALAAPTIRPGCSGHHMEFPGTITIPPETLMDVIRAYCRSLDDHGFEYIVLVPTHGGNFAPVKTVAPDVAREIEATVIPLADLDEHMQLLNDGLSEAGIKYDQDVIHAGAAETAVVLAVNEDLVRVENIESGPEGEISTARLLSEGFKTITQNGVLGDPAEATAEAGEMIIQNVVDTYVDHIENERRSA from the coding sequence ATGCCTTCTCGCAGGTCAATACTCCTTGAGGAGATGGTATGGCCAGAAGTCGAATCGGTGCTCGAAAACGGGATACGGACGGCGATCGTTTCCGTTGGCTCGATCGAGCAGCACGGTCCCCACCTCCCGTTGAATATGGACACACTGGACGGTGACGAACTCTCGCGGCGGATCGCGGAGAAATTGGGGGACGCTCTTGCTGCACCGACGATCCGGCCTGGCTGCTCGGGACATCACATGGAGTTCCCGGGCACGATCACTATCCCGCCCGAGACACTGATGGATGTGATCCGGGCATACTGCCGGTCGCTCGATGACCACGGCTTCGAATATATCGTCTTAGTCCCCACCCACGGCGGGAATTTTGCCCCGGTCAAGACTGTCGCACCTGATGTGGCTCGGGAAATCGAAGCCACTGTGATTCCCTTGGCTGACCTCGATGAGCATATGCAGTTACTGAATGATGGCCTCAGCGAGGCTGGGATCAAATACGATCAAGACGTGATTCATGCTGGTGCAGCCGAGACGGCAGTGGTGTTGGCGGTGAATGAGGATCTCGTAAGGGTTGAGAACATCGAGTCCGGACCTGAAGGGGAGATCTCTACCGCTCGCCTTCTGAGCGAAGGGTTCAAAACCATCACCCAAAACGGTGTGCTTGGCGATCCGGCTGAAGCAACCGCTGAAGCCGGCGAAATGATCATTCAGAACGTGGTTGATACCTACGTTGATCACATCGAGAATGAACGCCGTTCTGCGTAG